Part of the Raphanus sativus cultivar WK10039 unplaced genomic scaffold, ASM80110v3 Scaffold0983, whole genome shotgun sequence genome is shown below.
GAGTTCTTGACTTTGACCCGTTATAACTtacaaccaaaacaaaaagtaGAAGTGTCATTACCTCTGATCTTCTTTCCCGGAGAAGAGATGGATCGGTCTACGCCGGAACATAACTCCTCCACTTCCCACAAGCGTCTAAGCGTTAGCTACTTGGTCTCTCTAATGGTTCTCTGCGCCAGACACGCCAACCGGCTCTCCAAGAAGCTAAAGCCGAAGAAGCGAACTCACAACGAAACTTCCCGTGGCAGGTGGAATACGATGAGATCTCCACGGCCAAAAGAGTTTCTTATCACTTTGAGCCACAAGGCGGCAACGATGGTCGGCCGGAAAAACACATGTTACAGCGGAGGATATAAGCCTGAGAAGAA
Proteins encoded:
- the LOC108828870 gene encoding uncharacterized protein LOC108828870, which translates into the protein MDRSTPEHNSSTSHKRLSVSYLVSLMVLCARHANRLSKKLKPKKRTHNETSRGRWNTMRSPRPKEFLITLSHKAATMVGRKNTCYSGGYKPEKKRAGAMEEEEEEEHGLWQREILMGGKCEPLDFSGVIYYDCNGRQLREAPPRSPRRTPLPIRS